GAActctgtcccatctcttcttcatGGTACATTATTTATTAGAGCTACAGTATGCAAATCTTCCAAAAGAGGTGCTTTGCAAAAAGGAGAAGCGCATATGAATCCCTTCTCTGAATAATTAAAACAGTGGCATCTTTTTCCAGGTTCGTGTGACAGTTTCATAAGTTTGTCCTGGATTCCTCTATGTGCATAGTTTGGGAAAAAATGTCAGTACTTTAATGACTGAAAGAAAAGTGTTTTGTATGCTATCCCCCACACTGGATTACAGAATACCATTTTGGAAGCTTTTATACATCGTTATGATTTATAGAATGAAGTAAGATCAACTGAGAAGGTGACTAGGAAAAAATGTTCTGGTCACCCTACCTTTAATGATGATTAAATATTAAGATATCAGCTGGAGAAGGTTACTATGACATGGAAATAAATAGAATACCTTACTAATATCTGCAGATTTTAATTAAAGATAAATATATTGTGAGTTATTGAACAACTGGCAATATATAAGTAGCTATATATTTCTGGCATATGCCTATATCTTACAATGCTTTCTagtttcattcatatatatatatatatatatatatatatatatatatatatatatatatatatatatatatatatatatatatatatacactaagctataatattatatatatatatatttatcagcacaaataaacacacacataaacacacagacacacacacacacgcagacacacacgcagacacacacacacacacacacacacacacacacacacacacacacacacacatatatatatatatatatatatatatatatatatatatatatatatatatatatatatatataaaatagcttAGGCATGGTTTGTTTGGATAATTTTGTTCCTAGGAAAACAAGTTTTTTTGCCATAAAAATTTCATCTAAAGCTATATTCTAAAGCATTTTCCCCTTTGATTGTCAGTAACATCAGTTTCATCAGTTTTAGGGTTTAAAACAATTTTCCCAAAACCTGATGCCCTCCAGACATGTTGGAATACATTTCCAATAAAATAACTTGAATTATGGGAATTGTAACATAACTGAATAGTACTAGATTGGAAAAGACTGCTTAAAATATCCAATTGTTACTAAGTAatggctttaaaaatatttaaatggcattTCAGTCGTgttgaataacatttttgtttatCATTTCAGCTATGAAGTCTTAcattccatttttcattcttctGTGGAGTGCTGTTGGAATTTCAAAGGCTGCCAAAATAGTTATTGTGCCGCCAATTTTGTTTGAAAGCCATCTATATATTTTCAAGACCCTGGCTTCAGCCTTGTATGAACATGGCCACCAGACTGTTCTGCTTCTGTCTGAGGGCAGAGAAATCCCTCCATCAAGTCATTACAGACTACAGCGATACCCAGGGCTCTTTAATACAACCACCTCAGATGAATTTCTTCATTCCAAAATGAGGAGTATCTTTTCTGGAAGACAAACGGCGTTGGAGCTGTTTGATATTCTGGATCACTATTCCAAAAATTGTGACATGGTTATGGGCAACAAGAAGCTCCTGCATGCCCTGAAACAGGAAAAATTTGATCTGCTACTAGTAGATCCTAATGAGATGTGTGGATTTGTTCTTGCCCATCTTTTAGGGATTAAATATGCTGTTTTTTCCACTGGCCTTTGGTATCCTGCAGAAGTAGGTGCACCTGCACCATTAGCATATGTCCCTGAATTTAATTCACTTCTCACAGACCACATGAACTTCCTAGAAAGATTTAAGAACACTATTGTTTATCTGGTTTCAAGATTTGGAGTCAATTTTTTGATTCTGCCAAAATATGAAAGGATAATACAGAAGTATAGTGTACAGCCAGCAAGGTCCATGTATGAATTGGTTCATGAATCCAGCCTGTGGATGCTATGTACTGATGTAGCACTGGAGTTTCCAAGACCTACACTACCAAATGTTGTTTACGTGGGAGGAATCCTGACCAAACCAGCCAGTCCTCTACCAGAAGTAAGGTTTGCTAAATTTTGTTGTTATGAAAGATTGTACAACTATATGTGAATAGTTTGCATGCTTACTTATTCCTAAGATTGGGTTGTTCGCATGctactttattttgtttcttacacgttccttccttcctctgtggtCCTCTTGTAAAAACAGCTCCAGAGAATTTGTGGGAGTGCTTTTGATTTGGAAGGAGAGGACATGCAAGACATCAAGAAACTAATGAATAGaatttttaagttttaaattatCCAACCAGCTGTTTGTCACATTTGCACATGAAATCAAGAAACATAGAATTCCagtgtaacagtggtgggttgcaggcggtatgccccggtacgggcgtaccgatgcctgcccagagcactgggttctggtacggtgctccagagaaccgcccacccgcctgagctccttacccgTATTTGAATTATTCGGTGCTTCTGCGCACGCGCACAGAGCacacagcgcctgtgcgatgctcctccgagcagctggagtgtcgtggaggaATCACAAGaggtaagtacacatgcgcgtgctgcacgcgttcatgtggtgcacactgggccccattgcaaacgtaccggaacccaccactgcagtgtagTAATCAACACCGGATAGTTCACACTGTTTGATACTTTAATAATTGTTATTTCagtaaatttaaaaaacagaagagCTTCAAGCCAAGTTAATAAAAATTGGTTTTCATTAAATTTGTAAAAGAGAAATTTAAGATTGCTTAAATATATGCTATATCTATTTGTGATTAAGACAAATAATTTGTCTTAAAATAGTGCAGTAAGTTTTAATTTGAATGATATAAGTCACAAGgatttgtttgctttcttttgaaCCTGAATGTTTTTGTGTGATTCAGTAAAAgatcttatatttttaaaatgtatgagtCACATAAAACATTGAAACATTGTTTGTAGTTATATTAGTGTatgctttttaaa
The DNA window shown above is from Thamnophis elegans isolate rThaEle1 chromosome 9, rThaEle1.pri, whole genome shotgun sequence and carries:
- the UGT8 gene encoding 2-hydroxyacylsphingosine 1-beta-galactosyltransferase — protein: MKSYIPFFILLWSAVGISKAAKIVIVPPILFESHLYIFKTLASALYEHGHQTVLLLSEGREIPPSSHYRLQRYPGLFNTTTSDEFLHSKMRSIFSGRQTALELFDILDHYSKNCDMVMGNKKLLHALKQEKFDLLLVDPNEMCGFVLAHLLGIKYAVFSTGLWYPAEVGAPAPLAYVPEFNSLLTDHMNFLERFKNTIVYLVSRFGVNFLILPKYERIIQKYSVQPARSMYELVHESSLWMLCTDVALEFPRPTLPNVVYVGGILTKPASPLPEDLQTWVNGATENGFVLVSFGAGVKYLPEDIADKLAHALARLPQRVIWRFSGKNPRNLGNNTKLIEWLPQNDLLGHSNIKAFLSHGGLNSIFETMYHGVPVVGIPLFGDHYDTMTRVQAKGMGILLNWKTLTEDELYNALVKVINEPSYRRQARKLSEIHKDQPAHPVNRTVYWINYILRHNGAQHLRSAVYTVSLYQYFLLDIAFVVLLCTALLCYILARIAKFICKQSKHFWSTDEHVTVNGHYQNGIPNGKYRRNGHIKHEKKVK